The following are from one region of the Candidatus Cloacimonadota bacterium genome:
- the pglX gene encoding BREX-1 system adenine-specific DNA-methyltransferase PglX translates to MSFDKSTRNLLARTVAACRRRLIEDVTDQLCGVFGLHPDGVVLPLENLAHLSPDQHAAARRLRHLLDHYTAGAAGKDSERRKAAYERMVLEISFTALNRLAALRLCEERGLVVECVRKGTTSAGFQMFERISGGALGGRYDTYRVFLECLFDELALDLGVLFDRMTPQSAVFPSERCMEDLLAELNKPELTHLWTEDETIGWVYQYFNPPEERKAMREASQSPRNSRELAVRNQFFTPRYVVEFLTDNTLGRIWYEMRKGETALKEECCYLVRRPNEVFLGPGEKAPAEKEDETDLSQEELLKRPVYIEHRPQKDPRDLRILDPACGSGHFLLYAFDLLERMYEEAWHDPESPKLEATGRTIQQDFETLDDLRREVPKLIIEHNLHGIDIDPRAVQIAALALWLRAQKSWKNLGLKAPERPCISRSNIVTAEPMPGEEEMRREFSTGLKPRVLGQIVDEVFEKMKLAGEAGSLLKIEEEIKDAVAAAKKQWGEQPKPVQLELFGGSVPVKPAQMELRFDVKEITDERFWDQAEDRILDALKDYAEQAENGLAVRRRLFAEDAARGFALIDLCRKRYDTVLMNPPFGELSVTSKVYIETNYPNSKGNILAHFMERADTLSSSNAKTGVIVSRTCFFLTSLEKFRTSILANRLHVETLVDLGSGVLDAMVETAAAIFKCSEKSNSHSVFFRLLTCNEKENELENCIEHTRSALFSKNVFLGNSTNFMKLSGSPYVYWIKPEIISSIAARSTLEPVGADIRVGLQTGEDNRFLRLWYEISPKSIIFTPPALKSMDDQKALIKLTTQGKTWAWYSKIDEASPFAASIHLLVKWKNDGFEIKSFMDNKGKVRSRPQNTEFYFRSGISYMLRSSRLVPYLVPSGVIPTAGRSQIYPHKGKEKWVLALTASNVASAVARFRGENFGQPKFQNSMVASIPYIEAPANIVDAIYKMLKSIILKHKDVYKEDEVCIEFTNVPISLAFTKINLLDRSSLIGSNLDLEIGQIYGFNRTDMEILERDLMDSVNSPAWVSDTQEADDNERIENEQQIRDDDHHSICSYILGCIFGRWDIRITIDPSLAPKPPDLFDPLPICPPGMLVGPDGLPAKTNRIVSEEWLRARPDANTLPPKGSVKNPNIPDSEYPLRISWEGVLVDDPGFNGDRPHRDDIVRRVREVFDLLWKDKSHEIEQEACDILGVSDLRDYFRRPAGFFQNHLKRYSKSRRKAPIYWPLSTASGSYTIWLYYHRLNDQTLYGAVNKYVEPKISEVERGTTQIENNLKASSGREATRLNDRLNEARTFLGELHDLREELLRIAALPYKPDLNDGVIINAAPFHSLFRLRSWSKDTEACWKKLEKGDYDWAHLAYTIWPDRVREVCKKDRSIAIAHGLEDLCEVEAPKPRIKGGRARRKKGNS, encoded by the coding sequence ATGAGTTTCGACAAAAGCACACGAAATCTGCTGGCCAGGACCGTTGCAGCCTGCCGGCGTCGGCTGATCGAGGACGTCACCGACCAGCTTTGCGGCGTGTTCGGTCTCCACCCGGACGGCGTTGTGCTGCCGCTTGAAAATCTGGCGCACCTTTCGCCCGATCAGCACGCGGCGGCCCGCCGTCTGCGCCATCTTCTCGATCACTACACCGCCGGCGCGGCGGGGAAGGATTCGGAGCGCCGCAAGGCCGCCTATGAGCGGATGGTCCTGGAGATCTCTTTCACCGCCCTCAACCGGCTGGCGGCCCTGCGTCTGTGCGAGGAGCGGGGGTTGGTGGTCGAATGCGTCCGCAAAGGAACGACTTCGGCCGGTTTTCAGATGTTCGAGCGCATCTCCGGCGGCGCGCTTGGCGGACGTTACGACACCTACCGTGTGTTTCTGGAGTGCCTCTTCGACGAGCTCGCCCTCGACCTGGGCGTCTTGTTCGACCGAATGACGCCCCAGTCGGCGGTGTTCCCCTCGGAGCGCTGCATGGAAGACCTCCTCGCCGAGCTCAACAAGCCCGAGCTTACGCACCTCTGGACCGAGGACGAGACCATCGGCTGGGTCTACCAGTATTTCAACCCGCCTGAAGAACGCAAAGCCATGCGGGAGGCCTCCCAGTCCCCCCGAAACAGCCGGGAATTGGCTGTTCGCAATCAGTTCTTCACCCCGCGGTATGTCGTGGAGTTTCTTACTGACAACACGTTGGGGCGTATCTGGTACGAGATGCGCAAAGGCGAGACGGCGCTCAAGGAAGAATGTTGCTATCTTGTGCGGAGGCCGAACGAGGTCTTCCTCGGTCCGGGTGAAAAGGCCCCCGCTGAAAAGGAAGACGAAACCGATCTTTCCCAGGAGGAACTGCTCAAACGTCCGGTTTACATCGAGCACCGACCCCAAAAAGACCCGCGCGATCTACGCATCCTTGACCCGGCCTGTGGGTCGGGTCACTTTCTGCTTTACGCCTTTGACCTACTGGAACGGATGTACGAAGAAGCCTGGCACGATCCTGAAAGTCCGAAGTTGGAAGCCACCGGCCGGACAATTCAACAGGACTTCGAGACCCTCGACGATCTGCGCCGGGAGGTCCCGAAACTGATCATCGAGCACAACCTGCACGGCATTGACATCGACCCGCGCGCGGTGCAGATCGCGGCCCTCGCCCTCTGGCTGCGGGCGCAGAAGAGCTGGAAGAACCTCGGCCTCAAGGCCCCCGAACGGCCGTGCATCTCCAGATCCAACATCGTTACCGCCGAGCCGATGCCCGGCGAAGAAGAGATGCGCCGAGAGTTCAGCACCGGCCTCAAGCCCCGGGTGCTGGGGCAGATCGTGGACGAGGTGTTCGAGAAAATGAAACTCGCGGGCGAGGCGGGCTCTCTCCTGAAAATCGAAGAGGAGATCAAGGACGCCGTGGCCGCGGCCAAGAAGCAATGGGGGGAGCAGCCAAAACCCGTTCAATTGGAACTTTTCGGCGGATCGGTCCCTGTGAAGCCTGCCCAGATGGAACTGCGCTTCGATGTGAAAGAGATCACCGACGAGCGATTTTGGGATCAGGCGGAAGACCGCATACTGGATGCCCTGAAGGACTATGCCGAACAGGCGGAAAACGGACTGGCGGTCCGCCGACGGCTCTTCGCCGAGGATGCGGCCCGCGGGTTCGCCTTAATAGACCTGTGTAGAAAGCGCTACGACACGGTGTTAATGAATCCGCCGTTCGGAGAACTATCTGTCACCTCAAAGGTATACATTGAAACCAACTATCCAAATTCAAAAGGCAACATACTTGCTCACTTCATGGAAAGAGCAGATACATTGAGCAGTTCAAATGCAAAGACGGGCGTGATTGTAAGTCGAACCTGTTTTTTTCTTACTAGTCTCGAAAAATTTAGAACTTCTATACTTGCCAATCGTTTACATGTTGAAACTCTCGTGGACTTGGGTTCAGGTGTCTTGGACGCGATGGTAGAGACTGCTGCTGCGATCTTCAAATGCAGTGAGAAGTCAAATAGCCACTCTGTATTCTTTCGCTTACTTACATGTAATGAGAAAGAAAACGAATTGGAGAACTGCATAGAACATACACGAAGCGCCCTGTTTTCAAAGAATGTGTTTCTAGGCAACTCTACGAATTTCATGAAATTGAGTGGATCCCCTTATGTTTATTGGATCAAACCAGAAATCATCAGTTCGATTGCCGCGCGCTCAACGTTAGAGCCTGTTGGCGCTGATATTAGAGTTGGGTTACAAACTGGTGAAGATAATAGGTTTCTTCGCCTTTGGTATGAAATTAGCCCAAAATCCATAATTTTTACTCCACCGGCATTGAAAAGTATGGATGATCAAAAAGCGCTCATAAAACTTACTACCCAGGGCAAGACATGGGCTTGGTATTCTAAAATCGATGAAGCGTCCCCGTTTGCTGCTTCGATTCATTTATTGGTTAAGTGGAAGAATGACGGATTTGAGATCAAGAGTTTCATGGATAATAAGGGGAAAGTAAGGTCACGCCCTCAAAACACGGAATTCTATTTTCGTTCAGGTATCAGTTATATGTTGAGGTCTTCACGTTTGGTGCCTTATCTTGTTCCATCCGGTGTAATACCTACAGCAGGTCGCTCGCAGATTTACCCTCACAAAGGAAAGGAGAAATGGGTTCTAGCGTTAACTGCCTCAAATGTTGCGAGTGCAGTTGCAAGATTCAGAGGCGAAAACTTCGGGCAACCAAAGTTTCAGAATTCTATGGTTGCTTCCATTCCTTACATTGAGGCTCCAGCGAACATAGTTGATGCAATTTATAAGATGCTAAAAAGCATAATATTGAAGCATAAAGACGTCTATAAAGAAGATGAAGTATGCATAGAGTTCACGAATGTCCCAATTAGTCTTGCCTTTACAAAAATAAATCTTCTAGATCGGTCATCTTTGATCGGAAGCAATCTTGATCTTGAAATTGGGCAAATCTATGGTTTCAATCGTACCGATATGGAAATTCTGGAACGCGATTTGATGGATAGTGTGAACAGCCCCGCTTGGGTTTCAGATACACAAGAAGCTGATGATAACGAAAGAATAGAAAACGAACAACAAATACGTGATGATGATCACCATTCTATATGCAGCTACATTCTTGGATGTATCTTCGGCCGCTGGGACATCCGTATAACCATCGACCCTTCGCTCGCCCCGAAGCCTCCCGACCTCTTCGATCCACTGCCGATCTGTCCGCCGGGGATGTTGGTCGGGCCGGATGGCCTGCCCGCCAAAACGAACCGCATCGTCAGCGAAGAATGGCTCCGCGCCCGACCGGACGCGAACACCCTGCCGCCGAAAGGCTCGGTCAAGAACCCGAACATCCCTGATTCGGAGTATCCACTGCGTATCTCCTGGGAGGGCGTCCTGGTGGACGATCCCGGTTTCAACGGCGACCGGCCGCACCGGGACGACATCGTCCGCCGTGTGCGCGAGGTCTTCGACCTGCTCTGGAAGGACAAATCCCACGAGATCGAACAGGAAGCCTGCGACATCCTCGGCGTCTCCGACCTGCGTGATTACTTCCGAAGACCGGCGGGATTCTTCCAAAACCACCTGAAGCGCTATTCCAAGAGCCGGCGCAAGGCCCCGATCTATTGGCCGCTCTCCACCGCCTCGGGATCGTACACCATCTGGCTCTACTACCACCGCCTGAACGACCAGACGCTCTACGGGGCGGTCAACAAGTACGTCGAACCCAAGATCTCGGAAGTCGAACGCGGGACAACCCAAATTGAAAACAACCTGAAAGCCTCCTCCGGCCGCGAGGCAACCCGTTTGAACGACCGACTGAATGAAGCCCGCACGTTTCTCGGTGAACTGCATGACCTGCGCGAGGAATTGCTCCGCATCGCCGCACTGCCTTACAAGCCGGACCTCAACGACGGCGTGATCATCAACGCCGCGCCGTTCCACAGCCTTTTCCGCCTGCGCTCCTGGAGCAAAGATACGGAGGCTTGCTGGAAAAAGCTTGAGAAAGGCGACTACGACTGGGCGCACCTGGCGTACACCATATGGCCCGACCGCGTCCGGGAAGTCTGCAAAAAGGACCGCTCCATCGCCATCGCCCACGGACTTGAGGATCTCTGTGAGGTTGAAGCCCCGAAACCCAGGATCAAAGGCGGCCGCGCCCGTCGGAAAAAGGGAAATTCCTGA
- the brxC gene encoding BREX system P-loop protein BrxC, with translation MSERIRQVFSPRRPIDRTIEKVIDYYAQEEDRLAREVAEYEVTDNIESCFRKFLDIFGEGVRGGQVTEVGIWVSGFYGSGKSSFTKYLGASLDPTRTVVGKPFLDLLCDRFARNEIPAALRTVSKKHPTAVVLLDLGAEQLAESAAAPVSTVLYWKVLQWAGFSKEKKTAQLEFTLDRRGKYDEFKAGYRARYNGEWEEIHNDPLIGVARAAEIVPEVLSDDFPTPESFRGLRFEEARDVRDLAREIIDICRRKTGHENILLLVDEAGQYVAPRGELILNLDGLARNLKELGKGKVWIAATGQQTLSEIVEKAAHNSAELNKLRDRFPISIHLDASDIREITYRRLLDKSEEGRKKLEALFKEHGQSTVTHTRLSGTTLFKGDPDPATFTRLYPFLPQHFDLLLELIRTLARSTGGIGLRSAIRVIQDVLVDKSRVLGADAVKLADREIGALACVDDFYDTLRADIAKVLPHVIGGVEKTAKIFGTDSLETRTAKAVAALQPVETFPRTAENLAALLYGKIGAPGLLGQVQEALRKIASERECGLIEDPQAGGWVFLSDAVKPIRDKRNSYAPTSGEAMRARIDILKQGTADHSLFRVQPAARLENIKDVRSSVKLGRTTVVGGSEDVELRLEFVDPALWDDKRNEFLVSTNAQVELNNTVVLLVKNDDTVEDLLPEIVRSEKVLGDVDERTADHVVAQYLRAERRAAERCRERTAAAMEKAMLEGVFIFRGKPTPVREAGEILDAAMRSVLDGAVKEVFPHFHLAPIRPSTDAAAKFLGVERMDRITKDLDPLGLVVKSRGAPRVDTAVPVLAEVIRVFRTKTAESGSGRLQGSYLQDLFSSPPYGWTKDTVRCLFAALLRAGEIEFHVPGAGGPVRTAGPQAVEAVKSTVSFNRIGVSSRDAKLPPEALDKAARRLETLFGDEVLPLEDHISRSVRLHVPDLLEKLGALPDRLRLLSLPGEERSQRLLADAADLLKGDAGEAASVLGGTECVLPDEITWAKAVFDALESGAEADVQNARSMLDSLADLEQLFPGAVNDLLSVEERATAEEVLSSERFFEHLPDLKSVVRSAVDRTEKRYAVDRAAYEDDLKKALTGLETEPDWMKLMDEDREEIAAGLTCDLPPTVGNSDPVRLLQTLLVRRRILPGLLEELKAEIIRKRPTEPEPEPVPKKDDEPPVEEIIEADTLALPAVIDSMADLDSWLASIREKLAGLLKSNKRIRIKGR, from the coding sequence ATGAGCGAAAGGATTCGACAGGTATTTTCGCCCCGGCGACCCATCGATCGGACCATTGAGAAAGTCATCGACTATTACGCCCAAGAGGAGGACCGCTTGGCCCGTGAGGTCGCCGAGTACGAGGTTACGGACAATATCGAGTCCTGTTTCCGCAAGTTTCTCGATATTTTCGGCGAAGGCGTCAGGGGCGGTCAGGTGACGGAGGTCGGCATCTGGGTGTCCGGCTTTTACGGCAGCGGCAAAAGCTCGTTCACCAAATACCTCGGAGCATCCCTCGATCCGACACGCACGGTTGTAGGTAAACCCTTCCTCGATCTGCTCTGCGACCGCTTCGCCCGCAACGAGATTCCGGCCGCACTGCGTACCGTCTCCAAAAAACATCCCACAGCGGTGGTGCTGCTCGATCTCGGCGCCGAGCAGCTCGCCGAAAGCGCAGCCGCCCCGGTCTCCACCGTGCTCTATTGGAAAGTTCTGCAATGGGCGGGCTTTTCCAAGGAGAAGAAGACCGCACAGCTTGAGTTCACACTCGACCGCCGCGGCAAATACGATGAGTTCAAGGCCGGATACCGGGCGCGCTACAACGGGGAATGGGAGGAAATTCACAACGATCCGTTGATCGGTGTGGCCCGCGCCGCGGAGATCGTGCCGGAGGTTCTGTCGGATGATTTCCCCACACCGGAGAGCTTCCGCGGCCTACGTTTCGAGGAAGCCAGGGATGTCCGGGATCTGGCGCGCGAGATCATCGACATCTGCAGGCGCAAGACCGGACACGAAAACATTTTGCTCCTTGTGGACGAGGCCGGTCAGTACGTCGCCCCCCGCGGCGAGCTGATTCTTAACCTCGACGGCCTGGCCCGCAATCTCAAGGAACTCGGCAAAGGCAAGGTCTGGATCGCCGCCACCGGCCAACAGACTTTGAGCGAAATCGTCGAAAAGGCCGCGCATAACTCCGCGGAGCTCAACAAGCTGCGGGACCGTTTCCCGATTTCCATCCATCTCGACGCGAGCGACATCCGTGAGATCACCTACCGGCGTCTGCTCGACAAATCAGAGGAGGGGCGGAAGAAACTGGAAGCCCTGTTCAAGGAGCACGGTCAATCCACGGTCACTCACACCCGACTGTCCGGTACGACCCTGTTCAAGGGCGACCCCGATCCGGCGACGTTCACGCGCCTCTATCCGTTCCTGCCGCAACACTTCGACCTTCTGCTGGAACTTATCAGGACTCTTGCCCGTTCCACCGGCGGCATCGGTCTGCGGTCGGCGATTCGCGTCATCCAAGACGTGCTGGTGGACAAGAGCCGTGTCCTCGGTGCCGACGCCGTCAAGCTCGCCGACCGGGAGATCGGCGCGCTCGCCTGCGTGGACGATTTCTACGACACCCTCCGCGCTGACATCGCCAAGGTCCTGCCTCATGTCATCGGCGGCGTGGAGAAAACGGCTAAGATCTTCGGGACAGACTCCCTCGAAACACGCACGGCCAAGGCGGTTGCCGCCCTGCAGCCCGTGGAGACCTTTCCGCGTACGGCGGAGAATCTCGCCGCACTGCTCTATGGAAAGATCGGGGCTCCCGGGCTGCTCGGCCAGGTGCAGGAGGCTCTTCGAAAAATCGCGTCTGAGAGAGAATGCGGCCTCATCGAGGACCCGCAGGCGGGCGGCTGGGTCTTCCTGAGCGACGCCGTCAAGCCGATCCGCGACAAGCGCAACAGCTACGCGCCCACGTCCGGCGAAGCAATGAGGGCAAGGATTGACATCCTCAAACAGGGTACCGCCGACCATTCATTATTTCGTGTGCAGCCCGCCGCGAGACTGGAAAATATCAAGGATGTCAGGTCATCGGTCAAACTCGGCCGGACAACGGTCGTAGGCGGTTCCGAAGATGTCGAGCTGCGCCTGGAATTTGTCGATCCTGCTCTCTGGGACGACAAACGAAATGAATTTCTGGTCTCCACCAATGCACAGGTGGAGCTGAATAACACCGTGGTCCTCCTGGTGAAAAACGACGACACCGTGGAGGACCTCCTTCCCGAAATCGTGCGCTCGGAAAAAGTCCTCGGCGATGTTGACGAACGGACGGCGGATCACGTGGTGGCCCAGTATCTGCGCGCCGAACGCCGGGCGGCCGAGCGCTGCCGTGAGCGGACGGCCGCCGCTATGGAAAAGGCGATGCTGGAAGGCGTCTTCATCTTCCGTGGCAAGCCGACCCCTGTCCGTGAAGCCGGCGAGATCCTGGACGCGGCTATGCGCTCGGTCCTGGACGGGGCCGTCAAGGAGGTCTTCCCCCATTTCCACCTGGCCCCGATCCGGCCTTCCACGGATGCGGCTGCCAAGTTTCTCGGCGTAGAACGTATGGACCGCATCACCAAGGACCTCGATCCTCTCGGTCTTGTGGTCAAGAGCAGGGGTGCTCCTCGGGTGGACACCGCGGTCCCGGTGCTCGCGGAGGTTATCAGGGTGTTCCGGACCAAGACCGCCGAGTCCGGTTCCGGCAGGCTGCAGGGTTCCTATCTCCAGGATCTGTTCTCCTCGCCCCCTTACGGGTGGACCAAAGACACCGTACGGTGTCTGTTTGCGGCTCTCCTTCGCGCCGGAGAGATCGAGTTCCACGTCCCGGGCGCAGGAGGACCTGTGCGCACTGCGGGACCGCAGGCGGTGGAAGCCGTCAAAAGCACGGTCTCGTTCAACAGGATCGGTGTATCGTCCCGTGATGCCAAGCTGCCCCCCGAAGCCTTGGACAAGGCCGCCCGACGCCTGGAAACCCTCTTTGGCGACGAAGTTCTGCCGTTGGAAGACCACATCAGCCGCTCCGTCCGGCTGCACGTACCCGATCTTTTGGAAAAACTCGGAGCTTTACCCGACCGTCTGCGTCTCCTGAGCCTTCCCGGTGAAGAGCGTTCACAGCGCCTGCTGGCCGATGCGGCCGATCTGCTGAAGGGCGATGCCGGTGAAGCGGCTTCGGTCCTCGGTGGAACTGAATGTGTGCTGCCGGACGAGATCACCTGGGCCAAGGCTGTTTTCGACGCCCTTGAATCCGGCGCGGAGGCCGACGTGCAAAACGCCCGGTCAATGCTGGATTCCTTGGCCGACCTCGAACAACTCTTCCCTGGAGCCGTAAACGATCTCTTGAGCGTGGAAGAGAGAGCCACGGCTGAAGAAGTACTGTCGAGCGAAAGGTTCTTCGAACATCTACCCGATCTGAAAAGCGTAGTCAGGTCCGCCGTGGACCGTACGGAAAAGCGGTATGCGGTCGATCGCGCTGCGTATGAAGACGACCTCAAAAAAGCCCTCACCGGGCTCGAAACAGAGCCGGACTGGATGAAACTGATGGACGAGGACCGCGAGGAGATCGCGGCCGGACTTACATGTGATCTGCCGCCGACCGTCGGGAACAGCGACCCCGTCAGGCTGCTGCAGACCCTGTTGGTCCGCCGGCGGATACTGCCGGGCTTGCTCGAAGAGCTGAAAGCGGAAATCATACGGAAACGCCCGACCGAGCCCGAACCTGAACCGGTTCCCAAAAAGGACGACGAGCCGCCGGTCGAGGAGATTATCGAAGCCGACACGCTAGCGCTGCCTGCGGTAATCGACTCCATGGCAGATTTGGATTCTTGGCTGGCCAGCATTCGGGAGAAGCTGGCCGGACTGTTGAAATCGAACAAGCGGATACGGATCAAGGGGCGCTGA
- a CDS encoding DUF1788 domain-containing protein yields the protein MYSLDNAFNELLDKIQDTDALNPARSDPVFYFAYPPELMLDLKKYLPRWTSRIKETGFEVRRVSLADLLWDTVDKSGRWDIWLELEADAEADQINEAVRDVLRQGNSLVDRVAQVIESTPAGTVVLLTEAELLHPYFRTRTIESQLHDKVKTPTVIFYPGRRSGQYGLHFLDFYPVDGNYRSTLLGGL from the coding sequence ATGTACTCGCTCGATAATGCATTCAACGAACTGCTCGACAAAATCCAAGACACTGATGCGCTCAATCCGGCCAGGAGCGACCCGGTTTTCTATTTCGCTTATCCACCCGAATTGATGCTCGATCTTAAAAAATATCTGCCGCGATGGACATCCAGGATAAAGGAGACGGGCTTCGAAGTCCGCCGCGTTTCTCTTGCGGACCTCCTTTGGGACACGGTCGACAAGTCCGGCAGATGGGATATTTGGCTTGAACTGGAAGCCGACGCCGAGGCGGATCAGATTAATGAAGCGGTCCGTGACGTCCTCCGCCAGGGGAACTCTCTGGTGGACCGGGTGGCTCAAGTGATCGAGTCGACCCCCGCCGGCACCGTCGTGCTGCTCACCGAGGCGGAGCTGCTTCATCCCTATTTCCGTACGCGGACCATCGAGAGCCAATTGCACGACAAGGTCAAAACACCGACGGTGATTTTCTATCCCGGCAGGAGATCCGGCCAGTACGGTCTCCATTTTCTTGACTTTTACCCGGTCGACGGCAACTACCGGTCGACGTTGCTTGGAGGTCTATGA
- a CDS encoding DUF1819 family protein, with product MNKEAQRKYSTAISKGAGMIEETRRLLEQWRPDEPLDDFTRRVQTEGLLGNSTAYRTRDIVRRVFIPRFLRPSDKPARILQKVLASGLSGRVFTELLFVFTARQDPLVYDFTIREYWPAARRGRPVMDTDPMLSFLSEAHYDGRLDNQWSEKVSVRIARSVLGLLRDVGFLHEVVRGRREIVNYRMSDEGAAILARELNEAGVTDSSLCNHSDWGLFGMTPSEVVERLDGIGEHRGVIVQRAGSVVHFTWVIKSIEELIDVLAR from the coding sequence ATGAATAAAGAAGCACAACGGAAATACTCGACCGCGATCAGCAAGGGCGCCGGGATGATCGAAGAGACACGGCGCCTCCTCGAACAATGGCGTCCGGATGAACCGCTCGATGATTTCACGCGCAGGGTCCAGACTGAAGGGCTGCTCGGCAACTCCACCGCCTACAGAACGCGCGATATCGTAAGAAGAGTATTTATACCGCGGTTCTTGAGACCGAGTGACAAGCCCGCACGGATTCTTCAAAAGGTGCTTGCATCAGGTCTGTCGGGGCGTGTTTTCACCGAGCTCCTGTTCGTGTTTACGGCACGTCAGGACCCCCTGGTCTATGACTTCACGATACGTGAATACTGGCCCGCCGCCCGCAGGGGAAGACCCGTCATGGACACGGACCCGATGCTCTCCTTTCTGTCGGAAGCACATTACGACGGCCGCTTGGACAACCAATGGTCGGAGAAGGTGTCGGTGCGCATCGCCCGCTCTGTTCTCGGTCTCCTTCGAGATGTCGGATTCCTTCATGAAGTCGTCCGGGGCCGCAGGGAGATCGTCAACTACCGCATGTCGGATGAAGGGGCTGCGATCTTGGCCCGGGAACTCAATGAAGCGGGCGTGACGGATTCCTCCCTTTGTAACCATTCAGACTGGGGACTGTTCGGAATGACGCCGTCCGAAGTGGTGGAGCGGCTGGACGGGATCGGTGAACATCGTGGGGTGATTGTTCAGCGCGCCGGCTCGGTCGTGCATTTCACCTGGGTTATCAAATCCATTGAGGAGTTGATCGATGTACTCGCTCGATAA